The following nucleotide sequence is from Aneurinibacillus soli.
AAAGTATTAAATCAAAGTTATTGATGATTATAATTCCAATCATGTGTCTAGCTCTGATTGGAGTAGCATGGCTAAATCACAACAAAGCAAAAGAGTTTCTCGAACAAAACTTTCGTGAAAAGTCGATGGTTGAACTAGAGCTGCTAAGCATAAAATTAAATGATCAATTACAAATGCATGTGGAGCGTCTGTCCAATATTGCAACCGGTGAAGAGATGACGAGTATGAATCCGGTTGTGCAAATGACCTATTTGAAGCAAAAGCTAAAGGAATACCCGGAATATACGATGTTATTTGTAGCGAACAGTAACGGAGATGCACTCACAACAGAAGATAAACGAGCAAATATTGCAGACCGTCCGTACTTTCAACAAATTATGCAGGGGAGTAAGTATGTGATTTCGGAGCCGGTTGCGAGTAAAACAACAGGAAAGTTAAGCATTGTAGTAGCCAATCGCATTCAAAATAAGGAAGGAAAGACGATTGGGTTAGTGGGAACGACGTTTCCAATTGATACGCTGACTAAGATTGCAAGTGAAGTAAAAATCGGACAAACTGGCTATGCATGCATAACGCAAAAAGACGGGCTTATTATTGGCCATCCAAAAAAAGAATTAGTGATGAAAAGTAATGTGACAAAGCTAAACATACCAAAACTTGCCGAAGCACATGAAGCTGCGCAGCGTGGCGAAACTGGTGAGGTACGCTATGTATTTGATGGAGTGGACAAGTATACCTTTTATAAGAAACTCCCGATTACCGGATGGAGTATTTTCTTGACAGTGCCTGTAGCAGAAGCGTCTGTACAGTTAACATATTTAGCCAAGCTATCGTTTGTTAGCGCTTCTGTTGTCTTAATTTTCGCTATTATTGTTGTTGTTATCTTCTCTACTCGCCTGGTTCGTCCGATTCAAAAAATGAGTGAGTTGACCTCTCAGGTGGCGAATGGAGACCTGACCCTTAAGGTAGAGCATGCTGCAAACGATGAAGTCGGCCGATTAGGAGAGAATTTCAATGTGATGGTGAGGAAAATTCAAGATCTGTTAGGTCAGATTGGCAAAGTGTCGACCCATATTAAAGCGTCATCTGATACACTGGCGATTACAAGTCAGGAAACGAAAATGTCTGCCGAGCAGGTCGCGATTACGATTTCAGAATTAGCTTCTGGCACTGTGGATATTGCGTCATCAGTTACACACGCGACAAGTCAAATGAATGATATGGTTCAAACGGTTAACCGGATTGCCAATCATACAAGTGAAGTGTTATCCGCCTCCAATCAAAGTAAAGAATCAGCGGAGAGTGGCTTAGGGTATGCCAATGAAGCGATTCAAAAAATGACAGAAGTAAATGAAACGGTAAAACAGACATCCGAGATGATTCAAAAGCTGGATGAACGTTCAAAAGAAATTGGAAACATTGTAGGCATGATTACGAATATAGCGGAACAGACCAATCTCCTGGCGTTAAATGCCTCCATTGAAGCGGCACGAGCGGGTGATCATGGGAAAGGATTTGCGGTAGTAGCGGAAGAAGTGAGAAAGTTAGCCAATGAGACAAGCAACTCTGCTTCTCAAATCGCGGCACTAATTAAGGAAACACAACATGACAGTCAACGTGCCGTACAGTCCGCACAAAGCGGTACGCGTGTGGTGGAAGAAGGCTCAAGAACGGTCTATCAGGCAGGACAAGTGTTCGAGGAAATCGTCCTGCATATTGACAATGTGTTGCATAAGAATAAGGAAATTTATACCGCGATTAAAAGCTTAGAGGATGTAGGGCAGGAGATCGGGGAAAGTATGGAGCGGATTTCAGCCGTTACGGAGGAAGCATCAGCGGGAGCTGAAGAAGTGAGTGCAGCCAGTCAACAGCAGGCAGCGGGGGCGAATCAGATTTCCGGTGATGCGAACAGCTTAGCTTCCCTTGGTGATGAATTGCAGCAAGTGATGAAACAGTTCAAAATTTAGCAGCAGTAGAACAGGAAAACCCCCATCCATTTTGGTTACAGAACGGATGGGGGTTTTTGTTTTACGTCTTGAGCGTGTTCGCTAGCTCAATAAAGAAAGAAAGCGAATCAGGATTGCTCATCGAACCAGGACTTACACAGTTCTCTAGCGGGAAACCAAGCAGAATTTTACGGATTGGCACCTCCATCTTCTTACCATTTACGGTACGTGGAATTTGCTGAACGTGATAGATTTCATCTGGAATATGGCGGGAAGACGCCAGTTTGCCGATCCTTGTTTTGATTCGCTGCTTGAGTTCATCCGTAAGAGAGACACCGTCTTTGAGAACGACAAAGCAGGGCATAAAAGATTTTCTTCCTACGTACTCCAGATCGACAACTAAACTGTCAAGAACTTCATCCAATCCTTCCGTCGCTTGATACATTTCACTTGTTCCCATGCGAACTCCCTGGCGGTTAATCGTGGAGTCCGAGCGTCCGTAGATGACACAGCTGCCCGTTGATTTGATTTTGATCCAATCACCATGCCGCCACAAACCGGGGAACAGCTCAAAGTAGCTCTCGCGGTAGCGGCTTCCGCCTAGGTCATTCCAGAAATAAACCGGCATTGTGGGCATCGGAAGAGTAATGACGAGTTCTCCTACTTCATCCAAAACAGGGTTTCCTGCGTCATTGAAGGCTTCCACTTTCGCTCCTAATAGTCGACATTGTATTTCCCCGGCTCGCACTGGCAGGATGGGAGTTCCACCCACAAAGCCTGTACATACATCCGTTCCTCCGCTCGTACAGTTTACCCATATATCTTTTTTTACAGCCGTATAGAGCCATTCATATCCGTCCGGGGTCAGCGGTGCTCCGGTTACGCCGATGTTTTGCAGCTTGGTTAGATTGAACTGTTTCCCTGGATGAAGGCCTGATTTCATGCAGATCCCAATAAGCGCAGGACTAATGCCCAGCGAGGAAATCTCCGTTTTTTCCGCAAGTTCCCATAGAACATGAGGTCCTGGATAGGTAGGACTTCCATCATATTGCACAATCGTTGCCCCAACAAGAAGAGAACCGACCACATAATTCCACATCATCCAGCCGGTTGTAGTAAACCAGAATAAACGATCTTTTGAAGTAAGTCCTTGCTGAATCGCGAAGGTAGTTAGGTGCTGAAGAATGATCCCTCCTTGAGGGTGCACGATTGCTTTTGGGATGCCGGTTGTGCCGGACGAATACAAAATCCATAACGGATGATCGAATGGCAGATGCTCATAGGTGAGTTCTGTTTCCTCCTCGATAAGGTTCTCAAACAGTAACGCTTCTGTATCCGACTTATCATAAACATACGAGACAAGAATGGTTTTTTCTAAACCGGGAAGTGATGCCTGTAGTTCGCTAATTACAGCTCTTCTGTCATGTAGTTTCCCGTTATACCGATAGCCATCGACTGTGATCAATACTTTCGGTTCGATTTGCCGGAAGCGGTCAATGACGCTTGGTGTCCCGAAATCAGGTGAGCAGCTTGACCAGATCGCACCGATGCTGGCACAAGCTAAAAAAGCAATAATCGCTTGCGGAATGTTTGGCAGATAAGCCGCCACGCGATCGCCAGGTACTACTCCCATGTCTCTCAAGTTCTGGGCAAAAGAAGCCGTTTGTCTCTTGAGTTCGCACCAGGACATCTCGGTTAACGGTACATGTTCGGATTGAAATACAATGGCAGGACTTGTATCCGAAGCGTGTCTGAATACATGCTCCGCATAATTCAGCCTAGCTCCTGTAAACCATCTGGCTCCAGGCATGACGAGTTTTTCCAGCACCGTTGTATACGGAGCTAGAGACTGAATTCCGTGATACTGCCAGGCGCTTTCCCAGAAATCCTCCAGTGACTCCACAGACCATGTCCACAGGGCGTTGTAATCTGGAAACGATAAGCCTTTGTTATCTTTCAACCAGGTCGTAAACTTGTGAATGCCGGAATTCTGTATCCGTTCTTGATCGGGTTGCCAGAGAAGAGTCCCTTCTGTAATCGCTGTCATCGTATCACCTCATAGGTCACATTGCTACTTTCTTTATATTTATGATTATCTTGAAAAATAAGACTGGACCAGCTATAGTAAAAAGAACTGTATACGTTACGTTTTCTAGGGTTCCGCGAGAGTACATCGGTCTGGTCCGAGAGAAAACGCACAGCGCTGCTGTGGCACGGAGGGATAAAAGCCCGGGAGATATCTGTCAAACACAGAATATCTTCTGGGCTTTTTTGGTTGAATACGTCAAAGAAACGTGAGGAAAGAGAGGAGAAAGAAAATGAACAAGGAATGGGTGAAAGTGTTGATTGCGGCATTTTTCGAGGTGTTCTGGGTGATCGGCCTCAAGCATGCTTATGATGGATGGACGTGGCTTGGAACGGCGCTCTCGATTGGGATTAGCTTTTATTTACTCATTATGGCAGGTGAAAAATTGCCGGTTGGTACGGTGTATGCCGTTTTCGTCGGAATGGGCACAGCGGGAACCGTGCTTTCCGAGATGATCTTGTTTGGTGAGCCGTTCAATTTCATGAAAGTGCTGCTCATTTTGCTGCTTCTGGTTGGTGTGATTGGCTTGAAAATGGTGACAAAAGATGAAAAAGCAAAAACAGAAGGAGTTGAATCATAATGGCCTGGATGTATTTGGTGATAGCTGGATTGTGTGAAATGTTTGGCGTTGCCATGATTAATAAATGGCATCAAGATCGAAATCGGATCTCTTTTTTGCTCTTGCTTGCTGGTTTTGGTGCCAGCTTTCTTTTTCTTGAGCTTGCGATGGAAACATTGCCGATGGGAACCTCGTATGCGGTTTGGACAGGAATCGGGGCATCTGGCGGAGCCATCTTAGGCATGGTGCTATATGGGGAATCAAAAGACTGGCGCCGGATTTTGTTTATCTTGCTGGTGCTTGGTGCAGCTATCGGACTCAAGTTAGTTTCATAGAGGAGCGAGGGCAGCTCAGATGTCTGTACGTAATGGGCAATGGCACCCGCCAGCCGTGCAAATGATTCCTGAACTTTGGACGTAACTTGTGCGATTGCCTTGTTACCCTTATATCTTCTACTAAATAGAATAATAGTATCTATTTAGTAGAAGGAGAGGGAACATGTATGGACATAAATCGCATTATCAATATTGTAAAGGCGATTCCAAAGAATAAGTTACAGGATGATAAAACCATTCGAAAAGCCATTCAAGAGGCGGGAAAGGCAGCAGGAAAGACATTTTCAGATGCTGAACTTAACAAATATGTTCGACAGTTTAAAGGTTTTGCTCAAGGCGGATCGTCTTTGTCCTTACTATCCATGCTGTTAAAGTCTGGAGTTACGAAAAGTCAAATCGACGATATTAGGAAAAAAATAGGGCGTAAATAAGTAAAACAAAGCCATTTTGTTCGTAGGAATGGCTTTGTTTTATAGAAAGCTACGTAGACAGAAATTCGATTAATCGCATGCACAAGCGATAATCACAAGAAGGATAAAGAGAACCAGGATTACACCGATCTCCTCATTGTTATTAAAGAATCCCATGAAATTCACCTCCATATCTAGCAAGAGATGATAATACTCTATGTGTATGGAGCGGGGCGAGTGTTAGGCAAATACCGTCAAACACAAGCCTAAATATAAACATCATGATTTGTTTTTGAGGATATGGCGGATTGTACCCTGTGTACTAGATGATGATTGAGATGGGCGAATAGCGAGTAGGGAAAGAAGGACAGCCAATATACTGACCCCAGTTGCAGTAAAAAATAAAGTCTTTTGTGAAATCGTAATAAGTATAGCAAAGAGAGGAGGACCAAGTGCGACTCCAATAAATCGCATACTACTATATATGGATGTGATGGTTCCTCGTTCAGTTTTATCAAACCCTTCTGTAACCAAAGCGTCTAAGCTTGGCAAGGTAGCCCCAATTCCAACTCCACATAAAGAAAGTGCAACGAGCAGAATGGATAGATTTTGGAGAAAGCCCATCCATAAAACCCCTCCTGTAACCAGTAATAACCCTACAAACGTGATCCATTTCATGCGTATTTTGTTTTGTCCAATATATTTCCCGGTCACATAAGAAGTAAGACAAAGCGCAGCAAGAGGAATAGCCAGAATAAGCCCTTTTTTAATCCCGTCTATGTGATAAGTTCGTTCCAGTAAGGAAGATAGATAAAATTGAACACCAAACAGTATAAACATACAGATGATGCCAATCGCAAAAATGGAATACAGCCAGCGACCGTTTTTCCTGAAAATATGAACGATGGAGTTTTTAAATGCGGCGAGAGATTGTGGTTGTTCCTGTTTATTGGGTACTTTTACAAGGAAAAGGACAAGCAAGAGAGAAATCATACAAAGAAATGGTGTAGCGAAAAAAGGAAGATACCAAAATAAGGTGGCTAAAAAGGCACCCAGTATCGGACTTAGTACTTTGCCAAATGTGTTAGCTGTTTCGATGATCCCGAGATTGCTGCTTACTTGGCTGTCATCTTTAAACATATCTCCTACAAGAGGCATAACGATAGGAGCAGCTCCGGCAGCTCCGACTCCTTGCAGAAAACGACCGACAAGGATCATCATATACGGGTTTGTACTTTTCCATGCAGCCCATCCTGAAATGAGTCCGCCAACTCCAGCAATCAATAAGCTTGGAATAATAATCAGTTTTCGACCGAATCGATCCGATAAAAACCCAGCAATCGGGATAAGGATGATCGCAATAATGGAATATACCGTAATAATCATACTGGTCTGTAGGGATGTAATGGAAAGCTTGTTTTCCATTACGGGAAGGATGGGAATAAGCATGGAATTCCCGAGTGTCATAATAAGGGGGATCGAACTGAGAGCAATCAAATCCCACTTTTTTCTTTGCTCCATATAAATTCCTCTTTATTTATGTAATGTAGTACGCTTAGTATTGGTTTTCACTAGAAAAATAAACAAACATAATACACCAATTCAACATGGATGTATTTTCATCGCTTCTGTTATGTAAGCGTATCGAATGAAAGGGAAGAAAATGTTAATCATGCAGGAATTTTGCCGGATTACAATGAATCTTGTTTTAGAGATGATTATAAGTGAGGGAAGAAGATGAAATTATACACATTGTCAGCGATTGAGCTTGCAAAAGGTATTCGAAACGGAGAATTTACTTCATTAGAAGTAGTCCATTCGTTTATTGAAAGAATTAAAAGTAAGAATCAGGATATTAATGCTATTGCAATTCCGTTGTTTGACAAAGCGTGTGCTGAAGCGAAGAGGTGTGACGAGATGGTGGCAAGAGGAGAGTTTTTAGGGCCACTTCACGGCGTTCCTGTCACAGTCAAAGAAAGCATTCATGTAGCGGGAACACCGTCTACCTGGGGGATAGAAGGTAAGGATGACTTGCTGAAAGAAGACGATCCTTCTGTAGAAAGATTACAAAATGCTGGGGCGATCATTCTCGCTAAAACTAACCCCATGCAGCTATTAATGGGATGTGAAACCTTTAATCCGGTATACGGACGAACAAACAATCCCTGGAATCTTCAACGAACATCCGGGGGAAGTTCTGGAGGCGAAGGTGCTGCTGTCGCGTCTATGTTTTCCGCACTTGGCATTGGTACAGACATTGGCGGGAGTATTCGAACGCCCGCTCATTTTTGTGGAGTTCATGGCCTAAAACCTACTCCGGGAATAGTACCGCAACATCCGCCAAAACGGATCACCCATATTAGAAGAGAAGCGGGGGCGATGTCTTCCGTTGGACCAATAGCCAGAACTGTAGCAGATTTAAAGCTGGCATTCGAGGTTTTAGTGGGCAAAGAAATAAACCTTCAAACAATTGACGGTCTGAAAATTGGCGTTTGGACAACGGATCACATCCTTCCTCCCTCTCGTTCTATTATAAGAGCGATAGAAGAAGCTGCTGGCGTATTAGCAGAGCGTGGCGCAAATGTAGTCGCTTATGAATTTCCGTTAATGAAAGAAAGTATGCAAAACTTTTACGGGATTATGTGTGCAGACGGAGGTAAAGGCGTCGAGGAAACGCTTGGGGCATCCAAATGGGAATACCCCGTACAAAAGTTACATAGTGCTCAAAGGTTGGGAAGGGGCAAGCGAAAACTGGCGGTCTCTGTTCTTAAATTACTAGGACAACAAACGATCGGATCGGTTATTCTGCCATTCACGGGTGCCAAAACAGAAGAAGAATATCAGCAGCTGTTATTACATCGAGAGCAATATCGAGATCAGGTTATACACGATATGCAGGCA
It contains:
- a CDS encoding methyl-accepting chemotaxis protein, which encodes MKSIKSKLLMIIIPIMCLALIGVAWLNHNKAKEFLEQNFREKSMVELELLSIKLNDQLQMHVERLSNIATGEEMTSMNPVVQMTYLKQKLKEYPEYTMLFVANSNGDALTTEDKRANIADRPYFQQIMQGSKYVISEPVASKTTGKLSIVVANRIQNKEGKTIGLVGTTFPIDTLTKIASEVKIGQTGYACITQKDGLIIGHPKKELVMKSNVTKLNIPKLAEAHEAAQRGETGEVRYVFDGVDKYTFYKKLPITGWSIFLTVPVAEASVQLTYLAKLSFVSASVVLIFAIIVVVIFSTRLVRPIQKMSELTSQVANGDLTLKVEHAANDEVGRLGENFNVMVRKIQDLLGQIGKVSTHIKASSDTLAITSQETKMSAEQVAITISELASGTVDIASSVTHATSQMNDMVQTVNRIANHTSEVLSASNQSKESAESGLGYANEAIQKMTEVNETVKQTSEMIQKLDERSKEIGNIVGMITNIAEQTNLLALNASIEAARAGDHGKGFAVVAEEVRKLANETSNSASQIAALIKETQHDSQRAVQSAQSGTRVVEEGSRTVYQAGQVFEEIVLHIDNVLHKNKEIYTAIKSLEDVGQEIGESMERISAVTEEASAGAEEVSAASQQQAAGANQISGDANSLASLGDELQQVMKQFKI
- a CDS encoding acetoacetate--CoA ligase — protein: MTAITEGTLLWQPDQERIQNSGIHKFTTWLKDNKGLSFPDYNALWTWSVESLEDFWESAWQYHGIQSLAPYTTVLEKLVMPGARWFTGARLNYAEHVFRHASDTSPAIVFQSEHVPLTEMSWCELKRQTASFAQNLRDMGVVPGDRVAAYLPNIPQAIIAFLACASIGAIWSSCSPDFGTPSVIDRFRQIEPKVLITVDGYRYNGKLHDRRAVISELQASLPGLEKTILVSYVYDKSDTEALLFENLIEEETELTYEHLPFDHPLWILYSSGTTGIPKAIVHPQGGIILQHLTTFAIQQGLTSKDRLFWFTTTGWMMWNYVVGSLLVGATIVQYDGSPTYPGPHVLWELAEKTEISSLGISPALIGICMKSGLHPGKQFNLTKLQNIGVTGAPLTPDGYEWLYTAVKKDIWVNCTSGGTDVCTGFVGGTPILPVRAGEIQCRLLGAKVEAFNDAGNPVLDEVGELVITLPMPTMPVYFWNDLGGSRYRESYFELFPGLWRHGDWIKIKSTGSCVIYGRSDSTINRQGVRMGTSEMYQATEGLDEVLDSLVVDLEYVGRKSFMPCFVVLKDGVSLTDELKQRIKTRIGKLASSRHIPDEIYHVQQIPRTVNGKKMEVPIRKILLGFPLENCVSPGSMSNPDSLSFFIELANTLKT
- a CDS encoding DMT family transporter, coding for MNKEWVKVLIAAFFEVFWVIGLKHAYDGWTWLGTALSIGISFYLLIMAGEKLPVGTVYAVFVGMGTAGTVLSEMILFGEPFNFMKVLLILLLLVGVIGLKMVTKDEKAKTEGVES
- a CDS encoding DMT family transporter, with protein sequence MAWMYLVIAGLCEMFGVAMINKWHQDRNRISFLLLLAGFGASFLFLELAMETLPMGTSYAVWTGIGASGGAILGMVLYGESKDWRRILFILLVLGAAIGLKLVS
- a CDS encoding MFS transporter, with protein sequence MEQRKKWDLIALSSIPLIMTLGNSMLIPILPVMENKLSITSLQTSMIITVYSIIAIILIPIAGFLSDRFGRKLIIIPSLLIAGVGGLISGWAAWKSTNPYMMILVGRFLQGVGAAGAAPIVMPLVGDMFKDDSQVSSNLGIIETANTFGKVLSPILGAFLATLFWYLPFFATPFLCMISLLLVLFLVKVPNKQEQPQSLAAFKNSIVHIFRKNGRWLYSIFAIGIICMFILFGVQFYLSSLLERTYHIDGIKKGLILAIPLAALCLTSYVTGKYIGQNKIRMKWITFVGLLLVTGGVLWMGFLQNLSILLVALSLCGVGIGATLPSLDALVTEGFDKTERGTITSIYSSMRFIGVALGPPLFAILITISQKTLFFTATGVSILAVLLSLLAIRPSQSSSSTQGTIRHILKNKS
- a CDS encoding amidase, yielding MKLYTLSAIELAKGIRNGEFTSLEVVHSFIERIKSKNQDINAIAIPLFDKACAEAKRCDEMVARGEFLGPLHGVPVTVKESIHVAGTPSTWGIEGKDDLLKEDDPSVERLQNAGAIILAKTNPMQLLMGCETFNPVYGRTNNPWNLQRTSGGSSGGEGAAVASMFSALGIGTDIGGSIRTPAHFCGVHGLKPTPGIVPQHPPKRITHIRREAGAMSSVGPIARTVADLKLAFEVLVGKEINLQTIDGLKIGVWTTDHILPPSRSIIRAIEEAAGVLAERGANVVAYEFPLMKESMQNFYGIMCADGGKGVEETLGASKWEYPVQKLHSAQRLGRGKRKLAVSVLKLLGQQTIGSVILPFTGAKTEEEYQQLLLHREQYRDQVIHDMQAKGVDAVICPVFPTPALFHNGSRNLSYEGAYNSLINYLGFPSGAFSYSFVKSGEEVLERNKRDIVQKAAMDAETGSRGLPVAVQIISRPHKENIVLSIMAQLEESSRERSDYPPTRCALLFE